DNA sequence from the Hippea jasoniae genome:
TGGAATTTTTGGTTATCTATTAGGTGGTGAGGTGCTTTCATTGAAGGGATATATTGGTGCCTTGATTATGTTTGCAGGATTATTTATCAGTGAAATAGGACCGGCTTTAAAAAGATGATAAAGGTTTATTTTGTTGTTCTTATTGGCATACTTTCTGTATCGTTTGCAAGTGTTGTAATTAAGCTAACATACGATGTGCCAGCAGTCATAATGAGCACCTACAGGCTTGTGATTTCTACTGTGATTTTGGGTAGCTGGTCTTTTGTAAAAGGTATAGACATAAAGCCATCGTCTAAAAAAGAGCTGTTTCTTGCTATGTTGAGCGGATTTTTTTTAAGCCTTCATTTCATTTCATGGATAGCATCGATAAAGTTTACATCAATCCCCAGTTCTGTGGTGCTTGTATCCACAAGTCCCATATTTGTAAGCCTGCTATCTTATCTCATTTTTAAAGAAAAGCAGGATATTTTTACTATTATTGCTGTGTTTATATCTATTTTAGGTAGTGGTTTGATTGCTTTTTCAGATAGCGGCGGATTTGGTGTGGCGTTTGACAAAAAAGCATTTTTTGGCGATCTGCTTGCCTTATTTGGGGCTTTTGCTGTTAGTGTTTATTTTATGGTTGGAGCGGGATTGAGAAAATCGATAGATACATTTCAATACATTTCTCTTGTGTATGGTTTTTCTGCTGTTTTTACCATTATATTTGCCGTTTTAAGCGGTGAGCAGTTTTTTGGATATAGAAAAATCTCATACTTTTATATGTTTTTGCTTGCTGTTGTACCGCAGCTTCTTGGTCATACCTCTTTTAACTGGGCTCTTAAGTATTTGAAGGCAAACGCCGTTGCCATTTCAACACTTGGTGAGCCTGTTGGCGCTTCGATTCTGGCTTATATATTTTTTGGTCAGATGATAAAGCCGCTTCAGGCTATAGGTATGGTGTTGGTGTTTGTGAGTATTGCTGTTGCAATAAGCCGCAGTAGCAACTCTTGACAGCTTTCTTAAAAATTACATAATTGTATAACTTTTTTCAAAAGGGGTGGTTTATGAAGGAGCCTGAGTTTGCAGATATCGTTATATCACTTGCTCAGAGTGCGTATGTGTATCTGGGTGTTGTTGAGGATCCATTCTCAAAACAAACTATTATAGATCTCAAACAGGCAAGATACGCCATAGACTTAATTGAAGTATTAAAAGATAAAACAAAAGGCAACTTGAATGAAGAAGAACAGCGCCTGCTTGATGAGATTCTGTATGATTTGAGGGTTAAATACTTAGAGAAGACCTCAAAGTGAGTTTTAAATATTGAAATCATTAGTAATATATTGAAAAAATATTATTTTTTACTAATATTTTGGTGATGAGTAAAAAAAGACTCATTTCTATGCCGCTTGTTATGATCGGCATACCCACGGTGGTGGGAATTATATTTATGCTTTTGATAGCTTTGGCGTGGTATTTTTCAGCCAGGCATTCTTATTTAAGCGATGTGGATAAACTCAAGAGTATTTATGTAGAAAACGCTAAGGTTTATGTAAAATCTACAATTGATAGCCTTGTTAAACAGATCGATTTAGATGTAAAACTAACACTAAAAAATATAAAAAACAGGGATTTTGTCTACCTTGAAAGTGTTGTAAGAAAACTTAAGAAAGCCCGTAGTATAAATGAAATGAAAAATATTCTTCAAACTGCCACATTCTCATCGCAGCTTGATTTTTATCTATTTGATGGAAAAGGTGTATGTCTTTACAATCCGTTTAATAGCAAAATAGAAGGAATCTCTTTGCTTTTTTTAAAAGATAAAAACAATCAATATCCCATAAGGCAGATTATTAGTAATGCAAAACATCAGCAGGAAGGTGTATTAAAACAACTGTGGCCTTATAACTGGCATTTTATTGATGACTGGGGCAGGGTTGGATTTAGCTATTATTTTGCAATGGATAACGGATTGATTGTTGTTGCACGCAGAGATATTGCACCCATATTTTATAGATTGAAAAGAAAATGGATAAAACAGTTGAGTGTTTTTAGATTTGGTATGTTTGGACATGGCTATATATTTGTTGCAAAGTTAAATTACAACAACCCAGACTGCTTTTTAGAAGAGATTGTTAATCCAAACAGACCATCGATGGTGGGAAAATGCCTGGATATAAACAAAAAAGATATAAAAGGCTTTGCATATAGAAAGAAATATGTTGAAGATATAACGAAAAAAGATTTCTCGTTTGTTGAGTATTATTTTAAGTTGCCTAAAACAGATAAAATAAAAAAGAAACTCAGCTATTTAAGGCTTTACAGACGTTGGGGATGGATTGTTGGAACTGGTATATATTTTACCGATTTGGATGAACTTGTCAGTCAGAAAGAAAAAGAGTTGCATAATCAGTTTAGGCTAATTGAGTTAACAATTGCTCTTTCTATTTTATCAAGCCTTGCTTTAGTTGCCGGTTTTGCTATATTTTTAAATAAATTTCTTTACAAAAAGATAAAAGGCATATTTTCTAATTTTGAACAATCGTTATCTAAAGAAAAGATGATTGATTTAGAAAAAATTAAGATAGAACAGATTTATTATGTTGCCTCAAGGCTCAACGATGTAATAAGAAAATTTAAAGAGCATGAGAATGAGTTGCTTGAAGTGTTTGTTAATATTTTAGAAGCGCGTGATATTTATACAAAAGGTCATTCACAGCGGGTAGCGTTTTATGCAAAAAGAATAGCTCAAGCCCTGGGGATTGATAAAGATAGGCAATTGATGATTTATAAAGCTGGTCTTTTGCATGATATAGGTAAAATCGGTATTCCAGATAATATTTTACTCAAACCGGGTAGATTAACATCGAGTGAGTATGAAATTATTAAATACCACCCCGTTCTGTCTTATGAGATCCTAAAAAGGATTAAAAGGTTTGAAAAGCTTGCTGATTTTGTCAGACATCACCATGAAAAATGCGATGGTAGCGGCTATCCGGATGGTTTAAAATGCGAAGAGATTTGCCTTGAAGCGCGCATACTTGTAATAGCTGATATTTTTGATGCTTTAACCACAACAAGACCATACAGAAAAGCATTTTCTCCTCAAAAGGCTATAGAGATTCTTGAAGACGAGACTGTTGACAAAAAGATTCTTTATAGGGTTAAGGATGTGCTTATTGAGGCGTTTGATGAGGCTGAAGCTGATGAGGTGGAGATTATGTCTGAAAAGGTGGATGCCTTAAGGAGTGAAATCTCCAGGATTGATTATATGACCGGCGTATTGTTTATTACGGCTCTTGTTGAGAAAATTAGAAAACTCATTGAGAGAAAGAGAAAATTTATTGCATTTGGAGTGAATATAAAAAACACTTCGCTAATAAATTACAAATTTTCAGCCGAGACTGGTAATGAGGTTATAACAAAAACATCTGCTGTGCTGCAATCTATTGCTAAACAGAAAAACGGCTTTGTGGGCAGGGTTTATGCGGATAAGTTTATAGTCGTGTTTGAGTTGAATGGTGATGCGAATGTTGAGGATATTAAAAGATTGTTTAGCGCAGAAGAGATTAAAAAGTCTATAAAGAAGGAATTTTTGATAGAGTCGGATTGCAAGATAAAAAATTCAAGAGGTGAGTGTATCTCAGATTACATAGATTTAGAAATTGTCAGTGTTGTTTCAGATACTATTGAAACAGCCGAAAAGCTCATCTACCTTATAGATCGTAAACTAAAAACCTCAAAAGCATAAACTTAGACTTGTAAAATCTTAAGTAATTTTTTATATTAAAAGAAAAAAAGGAGGCAAAAAATGAGAAGGATTGTTATTTTACTAGTAGCGGTTATTTTTTTGACATTTGGTGGAGTTAGCTATGGTTCGGGGCTTGATGATCTATTTAAACAGGCAGAAAAGATAGAAAAGCAGATACATAAAGCAAAAGAGATTTTAAACCTGAAGAACGATAAAGAGAAGCAAGAAAATATGGATAAAAATAGTAATGAAGAAAATGAAGAGGATATGCAGGAGAATAACGATGAGGGAATAGATGAAGGAAGCGATGAGAATATGGATGAAGATAGTAACGAAAACATGGATGAAGATTACAATGAAGATACCAATGATGAGAATTTTGAAGAGAACAATCAGGAATATAACGATGAAAATATAGAAGATGGCAATGAAAATATGGAAGAAAACGATGACTCATACCAACAAGATGAAACGCTTCAAACAGGTGAATTTAAAGGGGAGGTTATAATACCCAGTTCTAATCATACATGGTATTTTAAAATGGCGTGGTTTAATGCTGCAGCCTGCAGCAGAATTTACTATTCAGTTAATGGAGGTGAGCAAAGATTTCTCGTTAAATACGCTGAAATAAAACCGCCTGCAAGTGCAGCTATACCTATTAAAGGTTTAAATGAGGGTGATAGTGTTGTGTTTTATATAAAAACCCACTACTACAGATGGTATAAAATGATACCTTCAACAGATATGAAACACTTTAAGGTTAAAAGGATTTCAAATTACAAATATTACTATAGATTTGAGGATGCTGCAAGTTATGATTCTGCTTATAACGATGGGGCATTCTATTTTTATATGGATGGATACGGACCAAAAACAA
Encoded proteins:
- a CDS encoding HD domain-containing phosphohydrolase translates to MSKKRLISMPLVMIGIPTVVGIIFMLLIALAWYFSARHSYLSDVDKLKSIYVENAKVYVKSTIDSLVKQIDLDVKLTLKNIKNRDFVYLESVVRKLKKARSINEMKNILQTATFSSQLDFYLFDGKGVCLYNPFNSKIEGISLLFLKDKNNQYPIRQIISNAKHQQEGVLKQLWPYNWHFIDDWGRVGFSYYFAMDNGLIVVARRDIAPIFYRLKRKWIKQLSVFRFGMFGHGYIFVAKLNYNNPDCFLEEIVNPNRPSMVGKCLDINKKDIKGFAYRKKYVEDITKKDFSFVEYYFKLPKTDKIKKKLSYLRLYRRWGWIVGTGIYFTDLDELVSQKEKELHNQFRLIELTIALSILSSLALVAGFAIFLNKFLYKKIKGIFSNFEQSLSKEKMIDLEKIKIEQIYYVASRLNDVIRKFKEHENELLEVFVNILEARDIYTKGHSQRVAFYAKRIAQALGIDKDRQLMIYKAGLLHDIGKIGIPDNILLKPGRLTSSEYEIIKYHPVLSYEILKRIKRFEKLADFVRHHHEKCDGSGYPDGLKCEEICLEARILVIADIFDALTTTRPYRKAFSPQKAIEILEDETVDKKILYRVKDVLIEAFDEAEADEVEIMSEKVDALRSEISRIDYMTGVLFITALVEKIRKLIERKRKFIAFGVNIKNTSLINYKFSAETGNEVITKTSAVLQSIAKQKNGFVGRVYADKFIVVFELNGDANVEDIKRLFSAEEIKKSIKKEFLIESDCKIKNSRGECISDYIDLEIVSVVSDTIETAEKLIYLIDRKLKTSKA
- a CDS encoding DMT family transporter: MIKVYFVVLIGILSVSFASVVIKLTYDVPAVIMSTYRLVISTVILGSWSFVKGIDIKPSSKKELFLAMLSGFFLSLHFISWIASIKFTSIPSSVVLVSTSPIFVSLLSYLIFKEKQDIFTIIAVFISILGSGLIAFSDSGGFGVAFDKKAFFGDLLALFGAFAVSVYFMVGAGLRKSIDTFQYISLVYGFSAVFTIIFAVLSGEQFFGYRKISYFYMFLLAVVPQLLGHTSFNWALKYLKANAVAISTLGEPVGASILAYIFFGQMIKPLQAIGMVLVFVSIAVAISRSSNS
- a CDS encoding DUF1844 domain-containing protein — protein: MKEPEFADIVISLAQSAYVYLGVVEDPFSKQTIIDLKQARYAIDLIEVLKDKTKGNLNEEEQRLLDEILYDLRVKYLEKTSK